The proteins below are encoded in one region of Juglans microcarpa x Juglans regia isolate MS1-56 chromosome 4D, Jm3101_v1.0, whole genome shotgun sequence:
- the LOC121260135 gene encoding uncharacterized protein LOC121260135: MESKIIQEFAMVASKIWWRRNNLVFKCVFAHPKVIVQKARSILDVLNEELGCSSSKVCTSAKVWQAPPSNWLKTNWDSAIDKARGIIGVGVVVRDSTGKIIATMRTKKHLFPDPLLAESFGALKIVQFGLKLGLTKVIIEGDSLQVINSLRRDKEGCNSATMFVCEAKQLLENFAKWEVSHVRRNGNSIAHLLAKDALSNYDHIVTLEDLPPLYPFGLIEWK; the protein is encoded by the coding sequence ATGGAAAGCAAGATCATTCAAGAGTTTGCTATGGTGGCCAGTAAGATATGGTGGAGAAGGAACAACTTAgtttttaaatgtgtttttgCTCACCCGAAGGTAATTGTGCAAAAGGCTAGAAGCATCTTGGATGTGCTGAACGAGGAACTGGGTTGTAGTTCCAGTAAGGTCTGTACTTCAGCTAAGGTTTGGCAGGCTCCACCATCAAATTGGCTCAAGACGAACTGGGACAGTGCAATTGATAAGGCTAGAGGTATCATCGGAGTGGGAGTGGTAGTTAGGGACAGTACAGGCAAAATCATTGCAACCATGAGGACTAAAAAACATCTCTTCCCTGATCCTTTGCTAGCTGAGTCTTTTGGAGCTCTTAAAATAGTACAGTTTGGACTGAAGCTTGGACTAACAAAAGTAATTATTGAAGGGGATTCCCTACAAGTCATCAATAGTCTTAGAAGGGACAAAGAAGGCTGTAATAGTGCAACTATGTTTGTATGTGAAGCAAAACAGCTCTTAGAAAACTTTGCTAAGTGGGAGGTTTCTCATGTAAGGAGAAATGGCAACTCTATAGCTCACTTGTTAGCAAAAGATGCTCTTTCCAATTATGATCACATTGTAACGTTGGAGGATCTCCCTCCTTTGTATCCCTTTGGTTTGATTGAATGGAAATGa
- the LOC121260136 gene encoding uncharacterized protein LOC121260136 — MCIDYRELNQVTMKNKDMLPRIEDLFDQLQGVQQEKKPILEDMIMRYVQKTDMVIQNNSSSIRNLEAQIGQLSNMLTERTAWTLLSNIVTNLKEHVKAITLKSGQTYDQP, encoded by the exons atgtgtattgattacagGGAACTTAATCAGGTGACCATGAAGAATAAGGACATGTTACCCCgtatagaagatttgtttgatcagctccaGGGTGTTCAG caagagaagaagCCGATACTTGAAGATATGATTATGCGGTACgtgcaaaagactgatatggtgatccaaaacaactctTCTTCAATCCGCaatcttgaggcacaaatcggtcagctctcaaacatgcttaccgAGAGGACTGCATGGACTTTACTGAGCAACATTGTGACCAATCTGAAagaacatgtcaaagccataacattgaAAAGTGGGCAGACATATGACCAGCCATAG